A stretch of DNA from Ricinus communis isolate WT05 ecotype wild-type chromosome 4, ASM1957865v1, whole genome shotgun sequence:
AGAGCTGATATCAAGAGTTACAGCCTCTCTGGTATGGGGTGCAGTGCAGGTGCTATCAGCATTGACTTGGCTCATAACCTCCTGAAAATTCACAAGAACTCTTATGCACTTGTTCTTAGCACTGAAATCCTATCTACTGGTTGGTATTCTGGCAATGAAAAATCCAAGTTGCTACTTAACTGCTTCTTTAGAATGGGCAGTGCAGCAATCTTGCTTACAAACAAAAAGGAGGCCAAGGaatcatcaaaatataagttattttgCAGAGTAAGAACCCAAAGAGCTTTCGAAGACAAGGTTTATATTTCTGCCTTTCGCGAAGAGGATTCTGATGGAAAACTTGGGGTTACACTCAAAGGGGATTTACTCCAAGTAGCTGGAGAAACTCTCCgttcaaacataaaaattcTTGGTTCAAAAATTTTGCCACCCTCAGAAAAACTAAGGTATGGCATTTCAATAATTCGTAAGAGGTTTATTGACAAGTCAGGGGAGATATACGTGCCCGATTTCAAAACTGTGATAGATCATTTTTGCCTGCCAACTACTGGCAGGCCAGTGGTCAAAGAGATAGCAAAAGGGTTAAAGCTTGGCGAGAGAGAAGTGGAAGCTGCTTTCATGACACTACACAGGTTTGGTaatcaatcttcttcttcGCTTTGGTATGAATTGGCCTACGTAGAAGCTAAGGACAGAGTGAAAAAAGGCGACAAGGTTTGGCAGATTGGATTGGGAAGTGGGCCTAAAGGCAATAGTGTTGTTTGGGAGTGTTTAAGGCCCATAGTGGGGGAGTCCAAGAAGGGCCCATGGGCTGATTGTGTGAATCAGTATCCAGTTGCCATTGCTTAAAGGCAAAACTAATTTCAACCCCTTGAACTCTTAAAGTTTGTTAAATAA
This window harbors:
- the LOC8266007 gene encoding 3-ketoacyl-CoA synthase 6; translated protein: MEPRLELNHGPRFQTNCSFPLNLLPTHHLLTLFELQWHQSPSLMILQKWTPILLLLSLSCSLFFFFVKTYLLKHPPVYLVDFSCFKPPDFCKVPFSKFLGHASMIKSFNDDTVAFMAKILTSSGQSEQTYLPPALHHIPPRTDYQESIKEVEMVLFPVVEDLLSKTRVSPHNIDILIVNCSGFCPSPSLSSIIINKYSMRADIKSYSLSGMGCSAGAISIDLAHNLLKIHKNSYALVLSTEILSTGWYSGNEKSKLLLNCFFRMGSAAILLTNKKEAKESSKYKLFCRVRTQRAFEDKVYISAFREEDSDGKLGVTLKGDLLQVAGETLRSNIKILGSKILPPSEKLRYGISIIRKRFIDKSGEIYVPDFKTVIDHFCLPTTGRPVVKEIAKGLKLGEREVEAAFMTLHRFGNQSSSSLWYELAYVEAKDRVKKGDKVWQIGLGSGPKGNSVVWECLRPIVGESKKGPWADCVNQYPVAIA